One part of the Salinivirga cyanobacteriivorans genome encodes these proteins:
- a CDS encoding serine hydrolase, with product MKTIIRLAILTILALPYSLFAQEQALSGQQLNKYYKELLNTYEVPGLAVAIVKKDSIILQNGYGYLNIENQEKVDKTTLFGIASLSKTFTAGLVAKAVAEKKLKFDTCIKSILPGFKLYDPYVTKKITIQDALSHRTGLGNFSGDLIWYGSSVADTTIINRLHHLEPEHGFRTDFGYSNIMYLITGKILEQVYHNTYAEILDSIMLKPLNMRFTTPDYNAAMMHRNLAQPHINYEGQTIKQPYLSWDNMQPAGGIFSNVEEMSHYIQMLLNSGTYKNEVLINSKYLKKLWQQQTPLNLSWLDKQLQTPVNFKSYGMGWSLMDYNGHKALYHSGGLDGMVSQMVIVPDKGTGAIFLANKTTALPTVLMYDFLDRLLGNDSLHHYPTRTHALLEKIKKPEVNKAVTYTSTQDFDTDFYCGKYYDSLVGPTTIYYENDSLFLKIKESSIFKGYLVKTDMLSFDLYWPNVPSLHKGNINFEVNGLGEIKGFTINLPNPDLHFDELHFSKQN from the coding sequence ATGAAAACAATCATACGGCTGGCAATTCTAACCATACTGGCACTCCCCTATTCCCTGTTTGCACAGGAGCAGGCATTATCAGGCCAACAACTTAACAAATATTATAAAGAGCTGCTTAACACCTACGAAGTTCCGGGGCTGGCCGTTGCAATAGTAAAAAAAGACAGCATAATTCTGCAAAACGGATATGGGTACCTGAACATAGAGAACCAGGAAAAAGTAGACAAAACAACACTATTTGGAATCGCCTCCCTCAGCAAAACTTTTACAGCAGGCCTTGTTGCAAAGGCAGTAGCTGAGAAAAAATTAAAATTCGACACCTGCATTAAATCAATATTGCCCGGCTTCAAACTTTACGATCCCTACGTCACAAAAAAAATTACAATACAAGACGCATTATCGCACCGCACAGGCCTTGGCAACTTCAGTGGCGATCTTATCTGGTATGGCAGTTCAGTAGCAGATACTACCATAATAAATAGGTTACACCACCTTGAACCGGAACACGGCTTCAGAACAGATTTTGGCTATTCCAACATCATGTATCTAATAACCGGTAAAATATTAGAACAGGTATATCACAACACTTATGCTGAAATTCTGGACAGCATTATGCTTAAACCTTTAAATATGAGGTTTACAACCCCGGACTACAATGCTGCAATGATGCATAGAAATCTGGCCCAACCACACATAAACTATGAAGGTCAAACCATTAAACAACCCTATTTATCATGGGATAACATGCAACCTGCAGGCGGGATTTTCTCCAATGTGGAAGAGATGAGTCATTACATACAAATGCTTTTAAATTCAGGCACCTATAAAAACGAAGTACTCATAAACAGCAAATATTTAAAAAAATTGTGGCAGCAGCAAACACCGCTAAATCTATCATGGCTCGACAAGCAATTGCAAACACCAGTAAACTTCAAAAGCTATGGCATGGGCTGGTCATTAATGGATTACAACGGACACAAAGCACTTTATCACAGTGGAGGGCTCGACGGCATGGTTAGTCAAATGGTTATTGTTCCAGACAAGGGTACCGGGGCCATTTTTCTGGCTAATAAAACAACTGCCCTGCCCACCGTATTAATGTACGATTTTCTTGATCGCCTGCTTGGTAATGATTCTCTTCATCATTACCCGACCAGAACACATGCACTACTTGAAAAAATTAAAAAACCCGAAGTCAACAAAGCTGTCACTTACACATCGACACAAGATTTTGACACTGACTTTTATTGCGGAAAATACTACGACTCCCTGGTTGGCCCAACAACAATTTATTATGAAAATGATTCTTTATTCCTGAAAATTAAGGAATCGAGCATATTTAAAGGATATCTGGTAAAAACAGACATGCTCTCTTTCGACCTGTACTGGCCCAATGTGCCCTCTTTGCACAAAGGCAACATCAATTTTGAAGTTAATGGATTAGGAGAAATTAAAGGTTTTACTATAAATTTGCCTAATCCGGATTTGCATTTCGATGAATTGCATTTTTCTAAACAAAACTGA
- a CDS encoding SGNH/GDSL hydrolase family protein, translating into MLKKIYPLLVIVLVLSSCTIEPEEFDAKQGAADFSTTVFIGNSLTAGFSSGELYKSAQEESFPAIIAQSMNQAGFINQFKQPLMPGETGFGNRLTLGYSTNCEGVTDLGPVPYSDEPDISPAMASVASEGPFQNLGVPGAKVADLITPGYGSSAGNPYFARFTSDPMNTILQEATAQNPTFSVVWIGNNDVLGYATSGGTGTPITDPVTFAANLETVVQSLSTDGANGVLCNIPDVTSTAYFTTVPYYGLVLDADQAHALMESYEGYNQLAEANDLDPMSFNIGPNSFIIEDKDPTYDPVGNIRQIDPGELIALEIPLDSVTCYGMGSATPIPDEYVLTSTELEDINSAIAAYNNSIADIANTYDWAVTDVNGLLADIAQNGRRIGGKSYSIDFVTGGLFSLDGIHLTGNGNAIVANKIIETINLHFDAALPKAMVNNYTGIIYP; encoded by the coding sequence ATGTTGAAAAAAATATATCCATTACTAGTTATTGTTTTAGTACTCAGCAGCTGTACAATCGAACCCGAAGAGTTCGACGCCAAACAGGGTGCTGCAGATTTCTCCACTACAGTTTTCATCGGCAACAGCTTAACAGCTGGGTTCAGCAGCGGTGAATTGTACAAATCGGCCCAGGAAGAATCGTTTCCTGCCATTATCGCCCAAAGCATGAACCAGGCCGGATTTATTAACCAATTCAAACAACCATTGATGCCTGGTGAAACCGGATTTGGCAACAGGCTAACTTTGGGATACAGCACCAACTGTGAAGGGGTAACCGATCTTGGTCCCGTCCCATACAGCGATGAACCTGACATTTCTCCCGCTATGGCCAGCGTGGCTTCAGAAGGCCCGTTTCAAAATCTGGGAGTACCCGGAGCAAAAGTTGCAGACCTTATCACACCGGGATACGGGTCATCGGCCGGCAACCCATATTTCGCCAGGTTTACATCCGACCCTATGAACACTATTTTGCAGGAAGCAACAGCCCAAAACCCCACGTTCAGCGTAGTTTGGATCGGAAACAACGATGTGCTGGGTTATGCCACTTCAGGAGGAACCGGAACACCTATAACCGACCCGGTTACATTCGCTGCCAACCTGGAAACGGTTGTGCAATCATTGTCAACAGATGGGGCTAATGGCGTACTTTGCAACATACCCGATGTAACCTCCACGGCCTATTTTACAACTGTGCCCTACTACGGGCTTGTGCTTGATGCTGACCAGGCACACGCGTTAATGGAGAGTTACGAAGGATACAACCAGTTGGCAGAAGCCAATGACCTCGATCCAATGTCATTTAATATCGGCCCAAACTCCTTTATTATTGAAGATAAGGACCCGACCTACGATCCGGTTGGCAATATCAGACAAATTGATCCGGGTGAACTCATTGCTTTAGAAATTCCGCTCGATTCGGTAACCTGTTATGGAATGGGATCGGCAACTCCAATTCCGGATGAATATGTACTGACTAGCACCGAACTGGAGGATATCAACAGTGCCATTGCAGCTTACAACAATTCTATTGCCGACATTGCCAACACATATGACTGGGCGGTGACTGATGTAAACGGATTGCTTGCAGATATTGCTCAAAACGGACGTCGCATTGGAGGTAAAAGTTACTCAATAGATTTCGTGACCGGCGGCTTGTTTTCACTCGATGGAATACACCTTACAGGAAACGGCAACGCCATTGTAGCCAACAAAATAATAGAAACCATCAATCTGCATTTCGACGCTGCATTACCCAAAGCCATGGTAAATAATTACACAGGTATTATTTACCCGTAA
- a CDS encoding OmpA family protein yields the protein MQRLTILLLIIYIFTSPLSAQKYTTDSKRAIKMFNAATGAFRYTQFDKAIEYLDEALNRDDQFIEAWLLKAQVYNVLNKPKDEARAYRGAIAINELFFKFTLLNSAKAHFRSGDYEIALKHAQQFLNVPELEPKDKRNGKHTIKQIEFAINAKQKPVKIDPAPVSNLINRLGDVYWPSMTVDNSMFYFTAKLPLYRTSFQEDIYVSHMRNDTFGKPYAISDEVLSLSNEGASFISPDGRYLLFTGCRRSDGYGSCDLYMSLKKDGKWQQPVNLGSKVNSNVWDSRPVITSDGKTLYFSSNRKGGFGKADIYMCKKQGDHDDGLPKWSEPINLGDSINTPGDEFAPFIHADNQTLYFSSDYHLGLGGQDIFMTRKTGDNQWEKPENLGYPINKHTDEIGLFIDAPAEYAYFASDDNQDRRSIFRFRVPEKIKPQYVSYVKVFVKDQESYEPLNAMVNLFDIETTETITEIRAEGKNGSALISLPGNKRYGMMVEKKGYMFYSGHFDLKSGNKKNIKKLDILLQPIKTGQSVVLNNVFFEFDSFKLSSESKAELQRIKKFLEQNDNLYVEISGHTDNQGSSAYNQKLSAQRANAVYEYLVEQGINAERLTHKGYGMSKPIADNNTKEGRAQNRRTEMTIIKIE from the coding sequence ATGCAGCGACTCACAATACTTTTATTAATTATCTACATTTTTACAAGCCCGCTATCAGCCCAAAAATACACCACTGACTCAAAACGTGCCATTAAAATGTTTAACGCGGCTACAGGCGCATTCAGGTATACACAGTTCGATAAAGCCATTGAATATCTTGATGAAGCGCTAAACCGGGATGACCAGTTTATTGAAGCATGGCTGCTAAAAGCACAGGTTTACAATGTACTTAACAAGCCCAAAGACGAAGCCCGTGCTTACAGAGGCGCAATAGCAATAAACGAACTGTTTTTTAAGTTCACCTTACTCAACAGTGCCAAAGCCCATTTTCGCTCGGGCGATTACGAAATAGCACTTAAGCACGCTCAACAATTTCTCAATGTACCCGAACTGGAGCCTAAAGACAAGCGCAATGGCAAGCACACAATTAAACAAATAGAATTTGCCATAAATGCCAAACAAAAGCCTGTTAAGATCGACCCTGCACCTGTAAGCAACCTCATTAACAGGCTTGGGGATGTGTATTGGCCATCGATGACAGTAGATAACAGCATGTTTTACTTTACTGCCAAATTACCCCTTTACCGGACGTCATTTCAGGAAGATATTTACGTAAGTCACATGCGCAACGACACATTTGGCAAGCCCTACGCCATAAGCGACGAAGTACTCTCACTCAGCAACGAGGGCGCCTCGTTCATTTCCCCTGACGGCCGCTACCTGCTTTTTACAGGCTGCAGGCGCAGCGATGGATATGGCAGTTGCGACCTGTATATGTCTTTAAAAAAAGATGGTAAATGGCAGCAGCCGGTCAATCTGGGCAGCAAAGTAAACTCAAACGTCTGGGATTCAAGACCTGTAATAACCTCCGACGGCAAAACCCTCTATTTCAGCAGCAACCGTAAAGGCGGTTTTGGAAAAGCTGATATTTACATGTGTAAAAAACAGGGTGATCACGATGATGGACTCCCAAAATGGAGCGAACCCATAAACCTGGGCGACTCAATAAACACCCCCGGAGACGAATTTGCACCTTTTATTCATGCCGACAACCAAACATTATATTTCTCTTCAGATTATCACCTGGGACTAGGCGGTCAGGATATATTCATGACACGAAAAACCGGCGACAACCAATGGGAAAAACCAGAAAACCTCGGATACCCGATTAATAAACACACCGACGAAATAGGCCTTTTTATTGATGCTCCGGCCGAATATGCATACTTTGCCTCCGACGACAATCAGGACAGACGCAGTATATTCCGTTTCAGGGTACCCGAAAAAATTAAACCCCAGTATGTTTCTTACGTGAAAGTATTTGTAAAAGATCAGGAATCATATGAACCACTGAACGCCATGGTTAACCTCTTTGATATTGAAACTACCGAAACCATAACAGAGATAAGGGCAGAAGGCAAAAACGGAAGTGCATTAATCAGCCTGCCGGGCAACAAGCGATATGGTATGATGGTAGAAAAAAAAGGTTATATGTTCTATTCTGGTCACTTCGATCTAAAATCGGGAAATAAAAAAAACATTAAAAAATTAGATATCCTGCTCCAGCCAATAAAAACAGGGCAAAGTGTAGTTTTAAACAACGTATTTTTTGAGTTTGATTCATTTAAATTAAGCTCCGAATCAAAAGCTGAGCTACAACGTATTAAAAAGTTCCTTGAACAAAATGATAACCTGTATGTTGAAATTTCAGGACACACTGATAATCAGGGTAGTTCCGCATACAATCAAAAATTGTCTGCCCAAAGAGCAAACGCTGTATATGAATATCTTGTTGAACAGGGTATAAATGCTGAAAGGTTAACACATAAAGGTTACGGAATGAGTAAACCCATTGCAGACAACAACACAAAAGAAGGAAGAGCACAAAACAGAAGAACAGAAATGACTATAATCAAGATAGAATAA
- a CDS encoding OmpP1/FadL family transporter, producing the protein MRTTILLFLIMASLQLMGEGYQVNLQGQKNTAMGHTGTGFIAGPSIIHFNPGGLGFYEKKMAFNAGVSLIFSNNLYQAPNSYYEAETENPIGTPFYFYGAMRINDKMAVGLGVNTPYGNRLKWEDGWAGRYLSRDIALQSITLQPTFSYKITDWLSVGAGLLVALNSVELSKNIPVTGTDGDGLVTLEGSKTTFGVNAGLMFKISDELTAGISYRSQMKAKVSDGTATLDVPDALSSMFPEETGFEATLPFPANYNFGLAYQPSDKFMITADINYVQWDVYDSLNFDFEENTENFQDSYNPREYTNSFIYRIGAAYKWKEEVTFRAGAYFDATPIDDNYFTPETPGADKIGITGGASIKPFENFEVDVSLLYIHGMKRESGYEPDNFEGTFYTNAVIPGVGFTYSF; encoded by the coding sequence ATGAGAACTACAATTTTACTTTTCCTGATTATGGCTTCGCTGCAACTCATGGGCGAAGGTTACCAGGTAAATCTGCAAGGACAAAAAAACACAGCCATGGGGCATACCGGCACTGGTTTTATTGCCGGACCATCTATAATTCATTTCAACCCTGGCGGACTTGGTTTTTACGAGAAAAAAATGGCTTTTAACGCAGGTGTATCATTGATTTTTTCAAACAATTTGTACCAGGCACCAAATTCTTATTACGAAGCCGAGACAGAAAACCCCATTGGCACACCATTTTATTTTTACGGAGCCATGAGAATAAATGATAAAATGGCGGTCGGGCTAGGCGTAAATACGCCATACGGCAACCGGCTGAAATGGGAAGATGGCTGGGCCGGCCGGTATCTTAGCAGAGATATTGCGCTACAGTCCATTACGCTACAGCCTACCTTCAGCTATAAAATTACCGACTGGTTGAGTGTTGGAGCAGGCCTGCTGGTTGCTTTAAACAGTGTGGAACTAAGTAAAAACATTCCTGTAACCGGTACCGATGGTGATGGACTTGTCACACTTGAAGGCAGCAAGACCACATTTGGAGTCAATGCAGGACTGATGTTCAAAATATCTGATGAATTAACTGCAGGTATAAGCTATCGTAGTCAGATGAAAGCCAAAGTATCCGATGGAACAGCTACACTCGATGTACCAGATGCACTCAGCAGTATGTTCCCGGAAGAAACCGGATTTGAAGCTACACTCCCCTTCCCTGCCAATTACAATTTTGGACTGGCTTATCAGCCAAGCGACAAATTCATGATCACTGCTGACATAAATTACGTGCAATGGGACGTTTATGACTCTTTGAACTTCGATTTTGAAGAAAATACTGAGAATTTTCAGGATTCTTACAATCCGAGGGAATACACAAACAGTTTTATCTATCGCATTGGTGCAGCATACAAGTGGAAAGAAGAAGTTACATTCAGAGCAGGAGCATACTTCGACGCCACACCAATTGATGATAATTATTTTACGCCCGAAACACCCGGCGCAGATAAAATTGGTATTACCGGCGGAGCATCAATCAAACCCTTCGAAAACTTTGAGGTTGATGTTTCACTACTCTATATTCATGGCATGAAACGCGAGTCTGGTTACGAACCCGACAATTTCGAAGGTACATTTTATACCAATGCCGTAATTCCGGGCGTAGGATTTACCTATAGCTTCTAA
- a CDS encoding DUF2784 domain-containing protein, whose protein sequence is MNSWFWHAADIFFVILHTCLILFNIGGWLWKKTRRWNLALLLLTGASWSLLGLFYGMGYCPLTDWHFQVLEKLGHTNLPSSYILYLYQRLTGLYMNPATVDKITLIVYLVALILSIYFNFRHNWLKKHPENQTRLR, encoded by the coding sequence ATGAACTCCTGGTTTTGGCACGCAGCTGATATCTTTTTTGTAATACTTCACACCTGCCTCATACTATTTAATATTGGCGGTTGGCTATGGAAAAAAACCAGGCGATGGAACCTGGCGCTTTTACTACTCACCGGGGCCTCGTGGTCGCTGCTGGGCTTATTTTATGGCATGGGTTACTGCCCGCTTACAGACTGGCACTTTCAGGTGCTGGAGAAGCTGGGACACACCAACCTGCCCTCTTCCTATATTTTATACCTCTACCAAAGACTTACAGGCCTGTACATGAATCCGGCAACAGTTGACAAAATAACCCTCATCGTATATTTAGTTGCCCTGATATTATCCATATACTTCAATTTTCGGCACAATTGGTTGAAAAAACATCCCGAAAATCAAACCCGCTTACGATAA